In Bacillota bacterium, a genomic segment contains:
- a CDS encoding GntR family transcriptional regulator, giving the protein MRGSPVPLYYRIAETLRERIARRHWQPGDRLPGEHELMSEFAVSRHTVRQALSLLENEGFVYRQAGLGTFVRSEKSSYPLTHLQGFTEQMEERGLIPSSRVLRLGRAVPRPDVRSALALPKGQEVWELVRLRLANGEPMAVETTFAPAALVPGLDREDLSSLSFYRYVEEKLGRGIAGATQTIEAEVAYGDLAKLLLISPGNAVLRVKNVTFLNNMRPLCFVDCYYRADRYAFSVAMPRQSRGTMPGNHVDSAERK; this is encoded by the coding sequence GTGAGGGGCAGTCCTGTGCCGCTATACTACCGGATTGCAGAGACACTCCGCGAACGCATAGCCCGCCGGCACTGGCAACCGGGAGACCGCCTGCCAGGGGAGCATGAGCTTATGTCCGAGTTCGCGGTTTCCCGGCACACTGTCCGTCAGGCGCTCTCGCTCCTGGAGAACGAGGGTTTCGTGTACCGTCAGGCCGGCCTGGGCACATTCGTGCGTTCTGAGAAATCTAGCTACCCACTCACCCATCTCCAGGGGTTCACGGAGCAGATGGAAGAGCGGGGGTTGATCCCCTCGTCTCGAGTCCTCCGGCTTGGTCGGGCTGTTCCTCGGCCGGACGTGCGCTCTGCTTTGGCTCTCCCGAAAGGGCAGGAAGTATGGGAACTGGTGCGACTCAGACTGGCCAACGGCGAGCCCATGGCTGTAGAAACCACCTTTGCACCCGCTGCCCTGGTGCCGGGCCTCGATCGGGAGGACTTGAGTTCACTATCGTTCTACCGTTACGTGGAGGAGAAGCTCGGGCGCGGTATTGCGGGAGCTACACAGACTATCGAAGCCGAAGTGGCATATGGCGACTTGGCTAAGCTGCTCCTCATCTCGCCCGGTAACGCGGTGCTACGGGTGAAAAATGTCACCTTCCTTAACAACATGCGACCGTTGTGTTTTGTCGACTGTTACTATCGTGCGGACCGCTACGCCTTTTCCGTGGCCATGCCCAGGCAGAGTCGGGGGACCATGCCAGGCAACCACGTCGATTCGGCGGAACGGAAATAA
- a CDS encoding cation:proton antiporter, which translates to MENMVLELGLALSLITLAGLLGARLRLSIVPFAILAGLAVGPHAPRFGIFDFRFIQSGSTIEVMGRLGVMFLLFFLGLEFSIVRLLRAGRSILASGLAYILINFPLGLLVPWWMGWPFWEALTAAGVTIISSSAIVTKMVVDLRRTANPETEIILGLMLFQDLFIVLYLTLVSGLTGASQPSTLETLSHVGAALAFVGGFLALGRRLASYLNRWLAIPSEEVLLVALFAGLTLVAGLAEKAHVSAAVGALLVGLVLAETEHARRIAQMVVPFRDFFGALFFFSFGLGIDPLALGGAVWPALAAVALTVAGNLAAGVLAGRMARLSPRASANIGFTILSRGEFSIIVAGLAKTRGLLPVLQPFAAVYVLVLAVLGPVLTKGSAQIYAFLSRAGGRTGTGSWGRPPR; encoded by the coding sequence ATGGAAAACATGGTCCTGGAGCTTGGGCTGGCCCTCAGTCTCATAACTCTGGCCGGCCTCCTGGGTGCTCGGCTGCGTCTGTCGATCGTGCCCTTTGCCATCCTAGCTGGCCTGGCCGTGGGTCCCCACGCTCCGCGGTTCGGCATCTTCGATTTCCGGTTTATCCAGAGCGGCTCGACCATTGAGGTGATGGGCCGGCTGGGGGTTATGTTTCTCCTCTTCTTCCTGGGCTTGGAGTTTTCCATAGTGCGCCTGCTACGTGCGGGAAGGTCCATTTTGGCCAGCGGGCTGGCTTACATCCTGATCAACTTCCCCCTGGGCCTGCTGGTCCCTTGGTGGATGGGCTGGCCGTTCTGGGAGGCCCTGACGGCTGCGGGGGTCACGATTATCTCGTCCAGCGCCATCGTTACAAAGATGGTGGTGGATCTCAGGCGGACCGCCAACCCGGAGACGGAAATCATCCTTGGGCTGATGCTGTTTCAGGACCTATTCATCGTGCTGTATCTTACCCTGGTGTCCGGACTGACGGGGGCGTCGCAGCCTAGTACGCTGGAGACGCTCAGCCATGTGGGGGCTGCCCTCGCCTTTGTGGGAGGCTTCCTCGCTCTGGGGCGACGGTTGGCGTCTTACCTGAACCGCTGGCTGGCCATACCCTCGGAAGAGGTACTGCTGGTGGCATTGTTCGCCGGGCTCACCCTGGTGGCGGGTCTGGCGGAAAAAGCCCACGTGTCTGCGGCCGTGGGTGCCCTCCTGGTCGGCCTGGTACTCGCCGAAACCGAACACGCCCGCCGCATCGCCCAGATGGTGGTACCTTTCCGGGACTTCTTCGGGGCCCTGTTTTTCTTCAGCTTCGGCCTGGGCATCGATCCCCTTGCCCTGGGTGGAGCCGTGTGGCCGGCCCTGGCCGCGGTAGCGCTCACCGTAGCCGGCAACCTTGCGGCAGGAGTGCTGGCCGGGCGGATGGCCCGGCTGTCGCCGCGAGCCTCCGCCAATATCGGTTTCACGATCCTCTCGCGGGGAGAGTTCTCGATCATCGTGGCGGGGCTGGCTAAGACGCGCGGTCTTCTTCCCGTTCTTCAGCCGTTTGCCGCGGTGTACGTGCTGGTACTGGCCGTGTTGGGCCCGGTGCTGACGAAGGGTTCCGCGCAGATTTACGCCTTCCTGAGCAGGGCCGGCGGACGCACTGGTACCGGATCTTGGGGTCGGCCGCCCCGGTGA
- the hisB gene encoding imidazoleglycerol-phosphate dehydratase HisB encodes MRCGKVARKTRETTVEVELDLDGSGKAVIATGLPFFDHLLSAFACHGRFDLSVQATGDIQVDGHHMVEDVGLAMGLALTQALGKREGLRRWGWALLPMDEALVQVAADLGGRSFLVYRVPVSPRSFGDFHTEMATDFWQAFSQKGGITLHVNLEYGENAHHVLEAVWKAAGVALRAAAALDDRVSGPLSTKGVLDLPAGS; translated from the coding sequence GTGCGATGCGGCAAAGTCGCGCGAAAGACCAGAGAGACTACGGTGGAGGTCGAACTCGACCTGGACGGGTCGGGGAAGGCTGTTATTGCGACGGGTCTGCCTTTCTTCGATCACCTTCTGAGTGCCTTCGCGTGCCACGGGCGATTCGACCTTTCGGTGCAGGCGACGGGCGATATCCAGGTGGACGGGCACCACATGGTCGAGGACGTAGGTCTGGCCATGGGACTTGCCCTCACGCAGGCGCTGGGAAAGAGGGAAGGGCTCCGCAGGTGGGGATGGGCCTTGCTCCCCATGGACGAGGCTTTGGTACAGGTAGCGGCGGACCTGGGCGGGCGGTCTTTCCTGGTCTATCGGGTGCCTGTTAGTCCTCGCTCCTTTGGGGATTTCCATACGGAGATGGCAACCGACTTCTGGCAGGCTTTTTCTCAAAAAGGTGGCATCACCCTGCACGTCAACCTGGAATACGGTGAAAACGCTCACCACGTACTGGAGGCCGTCTGGAAAGCAGCTGGGGTTGCCTTGCGGGCGGCGGCGGCTCTGGATGACCGAGTCAGCGGGCCATTGTCCACCAAAGGTGTCCTGGACTTACCTGCCGGCTCGTAG
- a CDS encoding histidine biosynthesis protein, whose protein sequence is MIRGDMKRKREHAMRKVLEAIELHGGTTILATGITGDDARLAMAAVEAGARLLEPNHPAVALARGHRGVTSMHAAEAVRHEISVEQMAEVVRGVRAVVGPEIFITAGIPGGFTETIPRPLKEHDVLLIAEAGTDGLHVHKSDLEDLRDIVGLAHAYGLLVDAYVAHPSDLHPFGVPAESPEEVAAVAKQMEVAGVDLIGLMTGMSYEGVKAGEIPSLIRDRLAALIGAVSCPTLAEGGINLANFRAFRGTGVNILVIGTTFDDTARKAVRDAVELFLRNGAASG, encoded by the coding sequence GTGATCCGCGGAGACATGAAGCGGAAACGGGAACATGCGATGCGGAAAGTCCTGGAGGCAATTGAGCTGCACGGAGGCACTACCATCTTGGCCACCGGGATCACGGGTGACGATGCTCGGCTTGCCATGGCGGCTGTAGAAGCCGGAGCCAGGCTTCTGGAGCCCAACCATCCGGCGGTGGCGCTCGCGCGGGGCCACCGGGGGGTAACAAGCATGCACGCCGCCGAAGCCGTGCGTCACGAGATCTCGGTGGAGCAGATGGCAGAGGTGGTGCGTGGAGTGAGGGCGGTCGTAGGACCGGAGATATTCATCACCGCAGGTATCCCGGGGGGATTTACGGAAACGATCCCGCGTCCGTTGAAAGAGCATGACGTGCTACTCATCGCGGAAGCCGGGACAGACGGGCTGCACGTGCACAAGAGTGATCTCGAAGACCTCAGGGACATCGTTGGGCTTGCGCATGCCTATGGTCTTCTGGTAGATGCTTACGTGGCTCACCCCTCTGATCTACACCCCTTCGGCGTTCCGGCGGAAAGTCCGGAGGAAGTGGCGGCGGTGGCCAAGCAGATGGAGGTTGCCGGTGTCGACCTGATCGGTCTCATGACCGGGATGAGTTACGAGGGCGTCAAGGCCGGGGAAATCCCCTCTCTGATCCGGGACCGCCTGGCCGCTTTGATCGGGGCGGTGTCTTGCCCTACCCTGGCCGAGGGGGGCATCAATCTCGCGAATTTCCGAGCCTTTCGCGGCACGGGTGTGAACATCCTGGTGATCGGTACGACTTTTGACGATACCGCCAGGAAGGCTGTGAGAGACGCTGTTGAGCTCTTCCTCCGGAATGGAGCTGCTTCGGGGTAG
- a CDS encoding cation:proton antiporter regulatory subunit — protein sequence MGSIRECDLPGIGRKFQIQTRSGDKLVVVVHDDGRREMYHFSPDDPEQSVSVVTLDDEEARAVAGILGGLTYRPRALEDVEITFDEMVVEWYKVGPGAAAVGKTIGELDLRQSTGATVIGIIEPDHTKKLNPGAEQVIREGSTLLVMGDRRQVEAVKKLILAGR from the coding sequence ATGGGTTCCATACGCGAGTGCGACCTGCCGGGGATCGGCCGGAAGTTCCAAATCCAAACCCGTAGTGGGGACAAGCTGGTGGTGGTTGTCCACGACGATGGCAGGCGAGAGATGTATCATTTCAGTCCGGACGATCCCGAACAGTCCGTATCGGTGGTGACCCTGGACGACGAGGAAGCTCGGGCTGTGGCGGGGATACTGGGTGGCCTCACCTATCGACCCAGAGCCCTCGAGGACGTGGAGATCACCTTTGACGAGATGGTGGTGGAGTGGTACAAGGTAGGGCCGGGAGCGGCCGCGGTGGGCAAGACCATCGGGGAGCTCGACCTGCGCCAGAGTACGGGTGCCACCGTGATCGGCATCATCGAGCCGGATCACACCAAGAAGCTCAACCCGGGAGCCGAGCAGGTGATCAGGGAGGGGTCGACTCTCCTGGTCATGGGGGACCGGAGACAGGTGGAGGCAGTGAAGAAGCTCATCCTGGCGGGGAGGTGA